Proteins found in one Hippopotamus amphibius kiboko isolate mHipAmp2 chromosome 12, mHipAmp2.hap2, whole genome shotgun sequence genomic segment:
- the USP5 gene encoding ubiquitin carboxyl-terminal hydrolase 5 isoform X2 gives MAELSEEALLSVLPTIRVPKAGDRVHKDECAFSFDTPESEGGLYICMNTFLGFGKQYVERHFNKTGQRVYLHLRRTRRPKEEDTTAGTGDPPRKKPTRLAIGVEGGFDLSEEKFEYDEDVKIIILPDYLEIARDGLGGLPDIVRDRVTSAVEALLSADSASRKQEVQAWDGEVRQVSKHAFNLKQLDNPARIPPCGWKCSKCDMRENLWLNLTDGSILCGRRYFDGSGGNNHAVEHYRETGYPLAVKLGTITPDGADVYSYDEDDMVLDPNLAEHLSHFGIDMLKMQKTDKTMTELEIDMNQRIGEWELIQESGVPLKPLFGPGYTGIRNLGNSCYLNSVVQVLFSIPDFQRKYVDKLEKIFQNAPTDPTQDFSTQVAKLGHGLLSGEYSKPAPESGDGEQAPEQKEVQDGIAPRMFKALIGKGHPEFSTNRQQDAQEFFLHLINMVERNCRSSENPNEVFRFLVEEKIKCLATEKVKYTQRVDYIMQLPVPMDAALNKEELLEYEEKKRQAEEEKLPLPELVRAQVPFSSCLEAYGAPEQVDDFWSTALQAKSVAVKTTRFASFPDYLVIQIKKFTFGLDWVPKKLDVSIEMPEELDISQLRGTGLQPGEEELPDIAPPLVTPDEPKAPMLDESVIIQLVEMGFPMDACRKAVYYTGNSGAEAAMNWVMSHMDDPDFANPLILPGSSGPGSTSAAADPPPEDCVTTIVSMGFSRDQALKALRATNNSLERAVDWIFSHIDDLDAEAAMDISEGRSAADSISESIPVGPKVRDGPGKYQLFAFISHMGTSTMCGHYVCHIKKEGRWVIYNDQKVCASEKPPKDLGYIYFYQRVDS, from the exons ATGGCGGAGCTGAGTGAGGAGGCGCTGCTGTCAGTATTACCGACGATCCGGGTCCCCAAGGCTGGAGACCGGGTCCACAAAGACGAGTGCGCCTTCTCCTTCGACACACCG GAGTCTGAGGGTGGCCTCTACATCTGCATGAACACATTCCTGGGTTTTGGGAAACAGTATGTGGAGAGACATTTCAACAAGACGGGCCAGCGAGTCTACCTGCACCTCCGCCGGACCCGGCGCCCG aaagaggaagacacaaCTGCAGGCACTGGAGATCCTCCCCGCAAGAAACCCACCCGTCTGGCGATCG GTGTCGAAGGCGGGTTTGACCTCAGCGAGGAGAAGTTTGAATACGACGAGGATgtaaaaatcatcattttgcCGGATTACCTGGAGATAGCCCGGGACGGGTTGGGGGGACTGCCTGACATTGTCAGAGATCGG GTGACCAGTGCAGTGGAGGCCCTACTGTCGGCCGACTCAGCCTCCCGCAAGCAGGAGGTGCAGGCCTGGGATGGGGAAGTACGGCAGGTGTCTAAGCATGCCTTCAACCTCAAGCAGCTGGACAACCCTGCTCGAATCCCTCCCTG TGGCTGGAAGTGCTCTAAGTGCGACATGCGGGAGAACCTGTGGCTCAACCTGACCGATGGCTCCATCCTCTGTGGCCGGCGCTACTTTGACGGCAGCGGGGGCAACAACCACGCCGTGGAGCACTACAGGGAGACGGGCTACCCATTGGCCGTCAAGCTGGGCACCATCACGCCCGATGGAGCTG ATGTGTACTCATATGATGAGGATGACATGGTCCTGGACCCCAACCTGGCGGAGCACCTGTCCCACTTTGGTATTGACATGCTGAAGATGCAGAAG ACAGACAAGACGATGACGGAGTTGGAGATAGACATGAATCAGCGCATTGGTGAGTGGGAGCTGATCCAGGAGTCGGGGGTGCCGCTCAAGCCCCTGTTTGGGCCCGGCTACACAGGCATCCGCAACCTGGGCAACAGCTGCTACCTCAACTCGGTGGTCCAGGTGCTCTTCAGCATCCCCGACTTCCAGAGGAA GTATGTGGATAAGCTGGAGAAGATCTTCCAGAATGCCCCGACGGACCCTACACAGGACTTCAGCACCCAGGT GGCCAAGCTGGGCCACGGCCTTCTCTCGGGAGAGTACTCCAAGCCGGCACCAGAGTCGGGCGATGGGGAGCAGGCGCCAGAACAAAAG gaagtccaagatggCATCGCTCCTCGGATGTTCAAGGCCCTCATTGGCAAGGGTCACCCCGAGTTCTCCACGAACCGGCAGCAGGATGCCCAAGAGTTCTTCCTTCACCTTATCAACATGGTGGAG AGGAATTGCCGGAGCTCTGAAAATCCTAATGAAGTGTTCCGCTTCCTGGTGGAGGAAAAGATCAAGTGCCTGGCCACAGAGAAGGTGAAGTACACGCAGCGAGTGGACTACATCATGCAGCTGCCTGTGCCCATGGACGCAGCCCTGAACAAAG AGGAGCTTCTGGAGTATGAGGAGAAGAAGCGGCAAGCAGAAGAGGAGAAGCTGCCCCTGCCAGAACTAGTTCGAGCCCAGGTGCCCTTCAGCTCCTGCCTGGAGGCCTATGGGGCCCCCGAGCAGGTGGATGACTTCTGGAGCACGGCCCTGCAGGCCAAATCAGTAGCCGTCAA GACCACACGGTTTGCCTCATTCCCTGACTACCTGGTCATCCAGATCAAGAAGTTCACCTTCGGCTTAGACTGGGTGCCCAAGAAACTGG ATGTGTCCATCGAGATGCCAGAGGAGCTAGACATCTCCCAGCTGAGGGGCACAGGGCTGCAGCCTGGAGAGGAGGAGCTGCCCGACATTGCCCCACCCCTGGTCACTCCGGATGAGCCCAAAG CACCCATGTTGGATGAATCGGTCATCATCCAGCTGGTGGAGATGGGCTTCCCTATGGACGCCTGCCGCAAAGCTGTCTACTACACGGGCAACAGTGGGGCCGAGGCCGCCATGAACTGGGTCATGTCGCACATGGACGATCCAG ATTTTGCAAACCCCCTCATCCTGCCTGGCTCCAGCGGGCCTGGCTCCACAAGTGCAGCAGCTGACCCGCCACCAGAGGACTGTGTGACCACCATCGTCTCCATGGGCTTCTCACGAGACCAGGCCCTGAAAGCCCTGCGGGCCACG AATAATAGTTTAGAACGGGCTGTGGACTGGATCTTCAGTCACATTGATGACCTGGACGCAGAAGCCGCCATGGACATCTCAGAGGGCCGCTCAGCTGCCGACTCCATCTCTGAGTCCATACCAGTAGGACCTAAAGTCCGGGATGGTCCTGGAA
- the USP5 gene encoding ubiquitin carboxyl-terminal hydrolase 5 isoform X1, producing the protein MAELSEEALLSVLPTIRVPKAGDRVHKDECAFSFDTPESEGGLYICMNTFLGFGKQYVERHFNKTGQRVYLHLRRTRRPKEEDTTAGTGDPPRKKPTRLAIGVEGGFDLSEEKFEYDEDVKIIILPDYLEIARDGLGGLPDIVRDRVTSAVEALLSADSASRKQEVQAWDGEVRQVSKHAFNLKQLDNPARIPPCGWKCSKCDMRENLWLNLTDGSILCGRRYFDGSGGNNHAVEHYRETGYPLAVKLGTITPDGADVYSYDEDDMVLDPNLAEHLSHFGIDMLKMQKTDKTMTELEIDMNQRIGEWELIQESGVPLKPLFGPGYTGIRNLGNSCYLNSVVQVLFSIPDFQRKYVDKLEKIFQNAPTDPTQDFSTQVAKLGHGLLSGEYSKPAPESGDGEQAPEQKEVQDGIAPRMFKALIGKGHPEFSTNRQQDAQEFFLHLINMVERNCRSSENPNEVFRFLVEEKIKCLATEKVKYTQRVDYIMQLPVPMDAALNKEELLEYEEKKRQAEEEKLPLPELVRAQVPFSSCLEAYGAPEQVDDFWSTALQAKSVAVKTTRFASFPDYLVIQIKKFTFGLDWVPKKLDVSIEMPEELDISQLRGTGLQPGEEELPDIAPPLVTPDEPKGSLGFYGNEDEDSFCSPHFSSPTSPMLDESVIIQLVEMGFPMDACRKAVYYTGNSGAEAAMNWVMSHMDDPDFANPLILPGSSGPGSTSAAADPPPEDCVTTIVSMGFSRDQALKALRATNNSLERAVDWIFSHIDDLDAEAAMDISEGRSAADSISESIPVGPKVRDGPGKYQLFAFISHMGTSTMCGHYVCHIKKEGRWVIYNDQKVCASEKPPKDLGYIYFYQRVDS; encoded by the exons ATGGCGGAGCTGAGTGAGGAGGCGCTGCTGTCAGTATTACCGACGATCCGGGTCCCCAAGGCTGGAGACCGGGTCCACAAAGACGAGTGCGCCTTCTCCTTCGACACACCG GAGTCTGAGGGTGGCCTCTACATCTGCATGAACACATTCCTGGGTTTTGGGAAACAGTATGTGGAGAGACATTTCAACAAGACGGGCCAGCGAGTCTACCTGCACCTCCGCCGGACCCGGCGCCCG aaagaggaagacacaaCTGCAGGCACTGGAGATCCTCCCCGCAAGAAACCCACCCGTCTGGCGATCG GTGTCGAAGGCGGGTTTGACCTCAGCGAGGAGAAGTTTGAATACGACGAGGATgtaaaaatcatcattttgcCGGATTACCTGGAGATAGCCCGGGACGGGTTGGGGGGACTGCCTGACATTGTCAGAGATCGG GTGACCAGTGCAGTGGAGGCCCTACTGTCGGCCGACTCAGCCTCCCGCAAGCAGGAGGTGCAGGCCTGGGATGGGGAAGTACGGCAGGTGTCTAAGCATGCCTTCAACCTCAAGCAGCTGGACAACCCTGCTCGAATCCCTCCCTG TGGCTGGAAGTGCTCTAAGTGCGACATGCGGGAGAACCTGTGGCTCAACCTGACCGATGGCTCCATCCTCTGTGGCCGGCGCTACTTTGACGGCAGCGGGGGCAACAACCACGCCGTGGAGCACTACAGGGAGACGGGCTACCCATTGGCCGTCAAGCTGGGCACCATCACGCCCGATGGAGCTG ATGTGTACTCATATGATGAGGATGACATGGTCCTGGACCCCAACCTGGCGGAGCACCTGTCCCACTTTGGTATTGACATGCTGAAGATGCAGAAG ACAGACAAGACGATGACGGAGTTGGAGATAGACATGAATCAGCGCATTGGTGAGTGGGAGCTGATCCAGGAGTCGGGGGTGCCGCTCAAGCCCCTGTTTGGGCCCGGCTACACAGGCATCCGCAACCTGGGCAACAGCTGCTACCTCAACTCGGTGGTCCAGGTGCTCTTCAGCATCCCCGACTTCCAGAGGAA GTATGTGGATAAGCTGGAGAAGATCTTCCAGAATGCCCCGACGGACCCTACACAGGACTTCAGCACCCAGGT GGCCAAGCTGGGCCACGGCCTTCTCTCGGGAGAGTACTCCAAGCCGGCACCAGAGTCGGGCGATGGGGAGCAGGCGCCAGAACAAAAG gaagtccaagatggCATCGCTCCTCGGATGTTCAAGGCCCTCATTGGCAAGGGTCACCCCGAGTTCTCCACGAACCGGCAGCAGGATGCCCAAGAGTTCTTCCTTCACCTTATCAACATGGTGGAG AGGAATTGCCGGAGCTCTGAAAATCCTAATGAAGTGTTCCGCTTCCTGGTGGAGGAAAAGATCAAGTGCCTGGCCACAGAGAAGGTGAAGTACACGCAGCGAGTGGACTACATCATGCAGCTGCCTGTGCCCATGGACGCAGCCCTGAACAAAG AGGAGCTTCTGGAGTATGAGGAGAAGAAGCGGCAAGCAGAAGAGGAGAAGCTGCCCCTGCCAGAACTAGTTCGAGCCCAGGTGCCCTTCAGCTCCTGCCTGGAGGCCTATGGGGCCCCCGAGCAGGTGGATGACTTCTGGAGCACGGCCCTGCAGGCCAAATCAGTAGCCGTCAA GACCACACGGTTTGCCTCATTCCCTGACTACCTGGTCATCCAGATCAAGAAGTTCACCTTCGGCTTAGACTGGGTGCCCAAGAAACTGG ATGTGTCCATCGAGATGCCAGAGGAGCTAGACATCTCCCAGCTGAGGGGCACAGGGCTGCAGCCTGGAGAGGAGGAGCTGCCCGACATTGCCCCACCCCTGGTCACTCCGGATGAGCCCAAAGGTAGCCTTGGTTTCTATGGCAACGAAGACGAAGACTCCTTCTGCTCCCCTCACTTCTCCTCTCCGACAT CACCCATGTTGGATGAATCGGTCATCATCCAGCTGGTGGAGATGGGCTTCCCTATGGACGCCTGCCGCAAAGCTGTCTACTACACGGGCAACAGTGGGGCCGAGGCCGCCATGAACTGGGTCATGTCGCACATGGACGATCCAG ATTTTGCAAACCCCCTCATCCTGCCTGGCTCCAGCGGGCCTGGCTCCACAAGTGCAGCAGCTGACCCGCCACCAGAGGACTGTGTGACCACCATCGTCTCCATGGGCTTCTCACGAGACCAGGCCCTGAAAGCCCTGCGGGCCACG AATAATAGTTTAGAACGGGCTGTGGACTGGATCTTCAGTCACATTGATGACCTGGACGCAGAAGCCGCCATGGACATCTCAGAGGGCCGCTCAGCTGCCGACTCCATCTCTGAGTCCATACCAGTAGGACCTAAAGTCCGGGATGGTCCTGGAA
- the CDCA3 gene encoding cell division cycle-associated protein 3 isoform X1, whose product MGSAKSVPVTPARPPPHNKLLARVADPRSPSAGILRTPIQVESSPQPNPPAGEQLEGPKQAQDSDPRSPTLGIARTPMKTSGEPPSPLVKQLNDVFETEDPKLSLPPEPSLPLETPSSSQLDLPLGTQFSLEDQMPPWSQAELPSKQVFSKEETGYPSETPKASQGSDKPLRDPETPRASGSKCSRWKPNSKVLGRSPLTILQDDNSPGALTPRQGKRPSSLSENVRELKEGAILGTGQLLKTGGRVWEQGQGHDKENQHFPLVEN is encoded by the exons ATGGGCTCAGCCAAGAGCGTCCCAGTCACTCCAGCGCGGCCTCCGCCGCACAACAAGCTTCTGGCTCGTGTGGCAGACCCCCGTTCACCCAGCGCCGGCATCCTGCGCACTCCCATTCAG GTAGAGAGCTCTCCACAGCCAAACCCACCAGCAGGGGAGCAGCTGGAGGGTCCAAAGCAGGCCCAGGACTCAGATCCCCGCTCTCCTACCCTTGGCATTGCACGGACACCTATGAAGACCAGCGGAG AACCCCCAAGCCCACTGGTGAAACAGCTGAATGACGTATTTGAGACTGAAGACCCCAAATTAAGTCTTCCCCCAGAGCCTAGTCTGCCCCTAGAGACACCTTCATCTTCTCAACTGGACTTGCCTCTGGGCACCCAGTTTTCCCTTGAGGACCAGATGCCACCTTGGAGCCAGGCTGAGCTCCCCTCCAAGCAGGTGTTTTCCAAGGAGGAAACAGGATATCCCTCAGAAACCCCTAAGGCCAGCCAGGGCTCAGACAAGCCCTTGAGAGACCCCGAGACTCCTCGAGCTTCAG GTTCCAAGTGCAGCAGATGGAAACCAAACAGCAAGGTGCTAGGGAGATCTCCTCTCACCATCCTGCAAGATGACAACTCCCCTGGGGCTCTGACACCACGACAG GGTAAGCGGCCTTCTTCCCTGAGTGAAAATGTTAGGGAACTAAAGGAAGGGGCCATTCTAGGAACTGGACAACTTCTGAAAACTGGAGGAAGAGTGTGGGAGCAAGGCCAGGGCCATGACAAGGAAAATCAGCACTTTCCTTTGGTAGAGAACTAG
- the CDCA3 gene encoding cell division cycle-associated protein 3 isoform X2, whose amino-acid sequence MKTSGEPPSPLVKQLNDVFETEDPKLSLPPEPSLPLETPSSSQLDLPLGTQFSLEDQMPPWSQAELPSKQVFSKEETGYPSETPKASQGSDKPLRDPETPRASGSKCSRWKPNSKVLGRSPLTILQDDNSPGALTPRQGKRPSSLSENVRELKEGAILGTGQLLKTGGRVWEQGQGHDKENQHFPLVEN is encoded by the exons ATGAAGACCAGCGGAG AACCCCCAAGCCCACTGGTGAAACAGCTGAATGACGTATTTGAGACTGAAGACCCCAAATTAAGTCTTCCCCCAGAGCCTAGTCTGCCCCTAGAGACACCTTCATCTTCTCAACTGGACTTGCCTCTGGGCACCCAGTTTTCCCTTGAGGACCAGATGCCACCTTGGAGCCAGGCTGAGCTCCCCTCCAAGCAGGTGTTTTCCAAGGAGGAAACAGGATATCCCTCAGAAACCCCTAAGGCCAGCCAGGGCTCAGACAAGCCCTTGAGAGACCCCGAGACTCCTCGAGCTTCAG GTTCCAAGTGCAGCAGATGGAAACCAAACAGCAAGGTGCTAGGGAGATCTCCTCTCACCATCCTGCAAGATGACAACTCCCCTGGGGCTCTGACACCACGACAG GGTAAGCGGCCTTCTTCCCTGAGTGAAAATGTTAGGGAACTAAAGGAAGGGGCCATTCTAGGAACTGGACAACTTCTGAAAACTGGAGGAAGAGTGTGGGAGCAAGGCCAGGGCCATGACAAGGAAAATCAGCACTTTCCTTTGGTAGAGAACTAG
- the GNB3 gene encoding guanine nucleotide-binding protein G(I)/G(S)/G(T) subunit beta-3 gives MGEMEQLRQEAEQLKKQIADARKACADITLAELVSGLEVVGRVQMRTRRTLRGHLAKIYAMHWATDSKLLVSASQDGKLIVWDTYTTNKVHAIPLRSSWVMTCAYAPSGNFVACGGLDNMCSIYSLKSREGNVKVSRELSAHTGYLSCCRFLDDNNIVTSSGDTTCALWDIETGQQKTVFVGHTGDCMSLAVSPDFKLFISGACDASAKLWDVREGTCRQTFTGHESDINAICFFPNGEAICTGSDDASCRLFDLRADQELTTYSHESIMCGITSVAFSLSGRLLFAGYDDFNCNVWDSMKCERVGILSGHDNRVSCLGVTADGMAVATGSWDSFLKIWN, from the exons ATGGGGGAGATGGAGCAGCTGCGGCAGGAAGCGGAGCAGCTCAAGAAGCAGATTGCA GATGCCAGGAAAGCCTGTGCTGACATTACTCTGGCAGAG CTGGTGTCTGGCCTAGAGGTTGTGGGACGAGTGCAGATGCGGACCCGGCGGACGTTAAGAGGACACCTGGCTAAGATCTATGCCATGCACTGGGCCACTGACTCCAA GCTGCTGGTAAGTGCCTCACAAGACGGGAAGCTGATCGTGTGGGACACCTACACCACCAATAAG GTGCACGCCATCCCGCTGCGCTCCTCCTGGGTCATGACCTGTGCCTATGCCCCGTCGGGGAACTTCGTGGCATGTGGGGGGCTGGACAACATGTGCTCCATCTACAGCCTCAAGTCCCGGGAGGGCAATGTCAAGGTCAGCCGGGAGCTCTCTGCTCACACAG GTTATCTCTCCTGCTGCCGCTTCCTGGACGACAACAACATTGTGACCAGCTCCGGGGACACCACGTG tGCTCTGTGGGACATCGAGACTGGGCAGCAGAAGACAGTGTTTGTGGGACACACGGGGGACTGCATGAGTCTGGCTGTGTCGCCTGACTTCAAACTCTTCATTTCGGGGGCCTGTGACGCCAGCGCCAAGCTCTGGGACGTGCGGGAGGGGACCTGCCGGCAGACTTTCACTGGCCATGAGTCGGACATCAATGCTATCTGC TTCTTCCCCAACGGAGAGGCCATCTGCACGGGCTCGGACGATGCCTCCTGCCGCCTGTTTGACCTGCGGGCAGACCAGGAGCTGACCACCTACTCCCACGAGAGCATCATGTGCGGCATCACATCCGTGGCCTTCTCCCTCAGTGGCCGCCTGCTCTTCGCGGGCTACGATGACTTCAACTGCAATGTCTGGGACTCCATGAAGTGCGAGCGCGTGG gCATCCTCTCAGGCCATGACAACAGGGTCAGCTGCCTGGGGGTCACAGCTGATGGGATGGCTGTGGCCACTGGTTCCTGGGACAGCTTCCTCAAAATCTGGAActga